Proteins encoded within one genomic window of Arachis ipaensis cultivar K30076 chromosome B08, Araip1.1, whole genome shotgun sequence:
- the LOC107614091 gene encoding uncharacterized protein LOC107614091 isoform X1 yields the protein MDTTTASNWRDQLHPETRQLLLNDIMTKLKIGHPLCDYDEDLEFQKIAHSIEQKSYGGATNQLQMLMLHTIIPECKRADYFDEIASRLLLLENNVNLLIPLTGAYSCWPSLTEAREREWRSQLRPDSRQRIVNKIRETLRRHLPVSGPEGSQELWKIARRFEEKIFAAVSSQTDYLRKISLEMLTMETIYQGRHEPANPGFGMQQFLAFTNNSNAMDSS from the exons ATGGACACAACAACAGCGAGTAACTGGAGGGATCAACTGCACCCTGAAACCCGCCAACTCCTTCTCAACGATAT AATGACCAAGTTAAAAATCGGTCATCCTCTTTGTGATTATGATGAAGACCTTGAATTTCAAAAAATTGCTCATAGTATTGAGCAGAAAAGTTATGGTGGTGCTACAAACCAG CTGCAGATGTTAATGCTCCATACCATCATTCCTGAGTGTAAAAGG GCTGATTATTTTGACGAAATAGCATCTAGGCTTCTTTTGTTGGAGA ATAATGTAAATTTACTTATACCATTAACTGGAGCCTATTCATGTTGGCCATCCCTTACAGAAGCAAGAGAAAGGGAATGGAGATCTCAGCTTCGCCCTGATTCCCGGCAAAGAATTGTCAACAAAAT AAGGGAAACGTTAAGAAGACATCTTCCTGTTAGTGGTCCAGAGGGATCACAAGAACTTTGGAAGATTGCCCGAAGGTTTGAGGAGAAGATTTTTGCAGCCGTATCCAGCCAG ACTGATTaccttagaaaaatatctttagagATGCTTACAATGGAGACCATATACCAGGGACGCCATGAACCTGCCAATCCAG GGTTTGGGATGCAGCAGTTTCTCGCATTCACGAACAACTCCAATGCGATGGACAGTTCGTAA
- the LOC107614091 gene encoding uncharacterized protein LOC107614091 isoform X4, which produces MDTTTASNWRDQLHPETRQLLLNDIMTKLKIGHPLCDYDEDLEFQKIAHSIEQKSYGGATNQLQMLMLHTIIPECKRADYFDEIASRLLLLEKAREREWRSQLRPDSRQRIVNKIRETLRRHLPVSGPEGSQELWKIARRFEEKIFAAVSSQTDYLRKISLEMLTMETIYQGRHEPANPGFGMQQFLAFTNNSNAMDSS; this is translated from the exons ATGGACACAACAACAGCGAGTAACTGGAGGGATCAACTGCACCCTGAAACCCGCCAACTCCTTCTCAACGATAT AATGACCAAGTTAAAAATCGGTCATCCTCTTTGTGATTATGATGAAGACCTTGAATTTCAAAAAATTGCTCATAGTATTGAGCAGAAAAGTTATGGTGGTGCTACAAACCAG CTGCAGATGTTAATGCTCCATACCATCATTCCTGAGTGTAAAAGG GCTGATTATTTTGACGAAATAGCATCTAGGCTTCTTTTGTTGGAGA AAGCAAGAGAAAGGGAATGGAGATCTCAGCTTCGCCCTGATTCCCGGCAAAGAATTGTCAACAAAAT AAGGGAAACGTTAAGAAGACATCTTCCTGTTAGTGGTCCAGAGGGATCACAAGAACTTTGGAAGATTGCCCGAAGGTTTGAGGAGAAGATTTTTGCAGCCGTATCCAGCCAG ACTGATTaccttagaaaaatatctttagagATGCTTACAATGGAGACCATATACCAGGGACGCCATGAACCTGCCAATCCAG GGTTTGGGATGCAGCAGTTTCTCGCATTCACGAACAACTCCAATGCGATGGACAGTTCGTAA
- the LOC107614091 gene encoding uncharacterized protein LOC107614091 isoform X3, translating into MDTTTASNWRDQLHPETRQLLLNDIMTKLKIGHPLCDYDEDLEFQKIAHSIEQKSYGGATNQADYFDEIASRLLLLENNVNLLIPLTGAYSCWPSLTEAREREWRSQLRPDSRQRIVNKIRETLRRHLPVSGPEGSQELWKIARRFEEKIFAAVSSQTDYLRKISLEMLTMETIYQGRHEPANPGFGMQQFLAFTNNSNAMDSS; encoded by the exons ATGGACACAACAACAGCGAGTAACTGGAGGGATCAACTGCACCCTGAAACCCGCCAACTCCTTCTCAACGATAT AATGACCAAGTTAAAAATCGGTCATCCTCTTTGTGATTATGATGAAGACCTTGAATTTCAAAAAATTGCTCATAGTATTGAGCAGAAAAGTTATGGTGGTGCTACAAACCAG GCTGATTATTTTGACGAAATAGCATCTAGGCTTCTTTTGTTGGAGA ATAATGTAAATTTACTTATACCATTAACTGGAGCCTATTCATGTTGGCCATCCCTTACAGAAGCAAGAGAAAGGGAATGGAGATCTCAGCTTCGCCCTGATTCCCGGCAAAGAATTGTCAACAAAAT AAGGGAAACGTTAAGAAGACATCTTCCTGTTAGTGGTCCAGAGGGATCACAAGAACTTTGGAAGATTGCCCGAAGGTTTGAGGAGAAGATTTTTGCAGCCGTATCCAGCCAG ACTGATTaccttagaaaaatatctttagagATGCTTACAATGGAGACCATATACCAGGGACGCCATGAACCTGCCAATCCAG GGTTTGGGATGCAGCAGTTTCTCGCATTCACGAACAACTCCAATGCGATGGACAGTTCGTAA
- the LOC107614091 gene encoding mediator of RNA polymerase II transcription subunit 15a-like isoform X5, whose translation MDTTTASNWRDQLHPETRQLLLNDIMTKLKIGHPLCDYDEDLEFQKIAHSIEQKSYGGATNQADYFDEIASRLLLLEKAREREWRSQLRPDSRQRIVNKIRETLRRHLPVSGPEGSQELWKIARRFEEKIFAAVSSQTDYLRKISLEMLTMETIYQGRHEPANPGFGMQQFLAFTNNSNAMDSS comes from the exons ATGGACACAACAACAGCGAGTAACTGGAGGGATCAACTGCACCCTGAAACCCGCCAACTCCTTCTCAACGATAT AATGACCAAGTTAAAAATCGGTCATCCTCTTTGTGATTATGATGAAGACCTTGAATTTCAAAAAATTGCTCATAGTATTGAGCAGAAAAGTTATGGTGGTGCTACAAACCAG GCTGATTATTTTGACGAAATAGCATCTAGGCTTCTTTTGTTGGAGA AAGCAAGAGAAAGGGAATGGAGATCTCAGCTTCGCCCTGATTCCCGGCAAAGAATTGTCAACAAAAT AAGGGAAACGTTAAGAAGACATCTTCCTGTTAGTGGTCCAGAGGGATCACAAGAACTTTGGAAGATTGCCCGAAGGTTTGAGGAGAAGATTTTTGCAGCCGTATCCAGCCAG ACTGATTaccttagaaaaatatctttagagATGCTTACAATGGAGACCATATACCAGGGACGCCATGAACCTGCCAATCCAG GGTTTGGGATGCAGCAGTTTCTCGCATTCACGAACAACTCCAATGCGATGGACAGTTCGTAA
- the LOC107614091 gene encoding uncharacterized protein LOC107614091 isoform X2, with translation MDTTTASNWRDQLHPETRQLLLNDIMTKLKIGHPLCDYDEDLEFQKIAHSIEQKSYGGATNQLQMLMLHTIIPECKRADYFDEIASRLLLLENNVNLLIPLTGAYSCWPSLTEAREREWRSQLRPDSRQRIVNKIRETLRRHLPVSGPEGSQELWKIARRFEEKIFAAVSSQTDYLRKISLEMLTMETIYQGRHEPANPEPEQEPKNARMD, from the exons ATGGACACAACAACAGCGAGTAACTGGAGGGATCAACTGCACCCTGAAACCCGCCAACTCCTTCTCAACGATAT AATGACCAAGTTAAAAATCGGTCATCCTCTTTGTGATTATGATGAAGACCTTGAATTTCAAAAAATTGCTCATAGTATTGAGCAGAAAAGTTATGGTGGTGCTACAAACCAG CTGCAGATGTTAATGCTCCATACCATCATTCCTGAGTGTAAAAGG GCTGATTATTTTGACGAAATAGCATCTAGGCTTCTTTTGTTGGAGA ATAATGTAAATTTACTTATACCATTAACTGGAGCCTATTCATGTTGGCCATCCCTTACAGAAGCAAGAGAAAGGGAATGGAGATCTCAGCTTCGCCCTGATTCCCGGCAAAGAATTGTCAACAAAAT AAGGGAAACGTTAAGAAGACATCTTCCTGTTAGTGGTCCAGAGGGATCACAAGAACTTTGGAAGATTGCCCGAAGGTTTGAGGAGAAGATTTTTGCAGCCGTATCCAGCCAG ACTGATTaccttagaaaaatatctttagagATGCTTACAATGGAGACCATATACCAGGGACGCCATGAACCTGCCAATCCAG AACCGGAGCAGGAGCCAAAGAATGCCAGAATGGACTGA
- the LOC107614091 gene encoding uncharacterized protein LOC107614091 isoform X6, whose protein sequence is MDTTTASNWRDQLHPETRQLLLNDIMTKLKIGHPLCDYDEDLEFQKIAHSIEQKSYGGATNQADYFDEIASRLLLLEKAREREWRSQLRPDSRQRIVNKIRETLRRHLPVSGPEGSQELWKIARRFEEKIFAAVSSQTDYLRKISLEMLTMETIYQGRHEPANPEPEQEPKNARMD, encoded by the exons ATGGACACAACAACAGCGAGTAACTGGAGGGATCAACTGCACCCTGAAACCCGCCAACTCCTTCTCAACGATAT AATGACCAAGTTAAAAATCGGTCATCCTCTTTGTGATTATGATGAAGACCTTGAATTTCAAAAAATTGCTCATAGTATTGAGCAGAAAAGTTATGGTGGTGCTACAAACCAG GCTGATTATTTTGACGAAATAGCATCTAGGCTTCTTTTGTTGGAGA AAGCAAGAGAAAGGGAATGGAGATCTCAGCTTCGCCCTGATTCCCGGCAAAGAATTGTCAACAAAAT AAGGGAAACGTTAAGAAGACATCTTCCTGTTAGTGGTCCAGAGGGATCACAAGAACTTTGGAAGATTGCCCGAAGGTTTGAGGAGAAGATTTTTGCAGCCGTATCCAGCCAG ACTGATTaccttagaaaaatatctttagagATGCTTACAATGGAGACCATATACCAGGGACGCCATGAACCTGCCAATCCAG AACCGGAGCAGGAGCCAAAGAATGCCAGAATGGACTGA